In Burkholderiales bacterium, a single genomic region encodes these proteins:
- a CDS encoding rhodanese-like domain-containing protein → MSFGIKEVDPLTVQRMQAEGEVVLVDVRTEAEFAAGAIPGARFLPLHLLPLAGDELPKDKPVVFYCRSGARSAQACAYMANKGYDQVYNLAGGIINWARAGLKLAAA, encoded by the coding sequence ATGAGTTTCGGTATCAAGGAAGTGGATCCCCTGACCGTGCAGCGCATGCAGGCGGAGGGGGAGGTGGTGTTGGTGGACGTGCGCACCGAGGCGGAATTTGCCGCCGGCGCCATTCCCGGGGCGCGCTTTTTGCCGCTCCATCTCCTTCCCCTGGCGGGCGATGAGCTGCCCAAGGACAAGCCGGTGGTCTTCTACTGCCGCAGTGGGGCCCGCTCTGCCCAGGCCTGCGCCTACATGGCCAACAAGGGCTACGATCAGGTGTACAACCTGGCGGGCGGCATCATCAACTGGGCGCGGGCGGGGTTGAAGCTCGCCGCGGCGTGA
- a CDS encoding dimethyl sulfoxide reductase anchor subunit — MHPAFSVIFFTVSSGAGFGLFALLYAADLFRLGGGLAPKQVALGGGIALILIIAGLISSVGHLANPKNAWRAFSRWRTSWLSREGVFAVAFFPFGFGYVALAFLHADWESLRLALGGVATLLAWATLFSTSMIYACLKTIRQWNTPLVPANYLALGHYTGAFILLLVASAAEVDAAPYRQWVLFFLIAAAALKGLYYFWIGSPVATSTIQTATGFTRAQVKLLDAGHTHGTFLTQEFGFRIARRWAWALRIFVFLAAFLIPLLWLLDGRSLSGGAVAALIALSGVLAERWLFFAEARHVVNLYHGAQRC; from the coding sequence GTGCATCCCGCATTCAGTGTCATTTTCTTCACTGTGAGCTCCGGCGCAGGCTTCGGCCTGTTCGCCCTGCTCTATGCCGCCGATCTTTTCCGTCTGGGCGGGGGGCTTGCGCCGAAACAGGTGGCCCTGGGCGGTGGCATCGCCCTCATCCTCATCATTGCCGGGCTCATTTCCTCCGTGGGCCATCTTGCCAATCCGAAGAATGCCTGGCGGGCCTTCAGCCGCTGGCGCACCTCCTGGCTGTCGCGGGAGGGCGTCTTCGCCGTCGCCTTCTTTCCCTTCGGCTTCGGTTATGTGGCCCTTGCCTTTCTCCACGCCGACTGGGAGTCGCTACGGCTTGCGCTGGGGGGCGTGGCGACCCTCCTTGCCTGGGCCACGCTCTTTTCCACCAGCATGATCTACGCCTGCCTGAAGACCATCCGCCAGTGGAACACGCCGCTGGTGCCGGCCAATTATCTGGCCCTGGGGCATTACACGGGGGCCTTCATCCTGCTGCTGGTGGCAAGCGCAGCCGAAGTGGATGCCGCGCCTTACCGGCAGTGGGTGCTTTTCTTCCTCATCGCGGCGGCTGCCCTCAAGGGTCTCTACTATTTCTGGATTGGCAGCCCGGTGGCGACCTCCACCATCCAAACCGCCACCGGATTCACCCGCGCCCAGGTGAAACTCCTGGACGCCGGGCATACCCACGGCACCTTCCTCACCCAGGAATTCGGCTTCAGGATCGCCCGCCGCTGGGCGTGGGCGCTGCGGATTTTCGTCTTCCTCGCGGCCTTCCTGATTCCTTTGCTTTGGCTCCTTGACGGGCGGAGTCTCTCCGGAGGCGCGGTCGCCGCCCTCATTGCCCTGAGCGGCGTTTTGGCCGAGCGCTGGCTGTTCTTTGCCGAGGCGCGGCATGTGGTGAACCTCTACCACGGGGCCCAGCGTTGTTAG
- a CDS encoding 4Fe-4S dicluster domain-containing protein, with product MRLGLVIDLDVCVGCHACAIACKQWNASGTTGPLSDYEPYGAEPSGVWFNRIRHFEVGEYPHNKTINFPMSCMHCEDAACVTVCPTGASYKRAEDGIVLVDQDKCMGCNYCSWACPYGARELDRASGTMKKCTLCIDRIYDENLPIEERQPACVLTCPAHARMFGDFDDPDSAVSRAVREREGYQLLPELGYNPTNHYLPPRKAPPIPTENLGKPGFKERLKNFANRIVKR from the coding sequence ATGCGTTTGGGACTCGTGATCGATCTGGATGTCTGCGTGGGCTGCCATGCCTGCGCCATCGCCTGCAAACAGTGGAATGCCTCCGGCACCACCGGACCGCTCTCCGACTATGAGCCCTACGGGGCCGAGCCGTCCGGCGTTTGGTTCAACCGCATCCGCCACTTCGAGGTGGGCGAGTATCCCCACAACAAGACCATCAACTTCCCCATGTCCTGCATGCACTGCGAGGATGCCGCCTGTGTCACCGTCTGCCCCACGGGCGCGTCCTACAAACGCGCCGAGGATGGCATCGTCCTCGTCGATCAGGACAAATGCATGGGGTGCAACTACTGCTCCTGGGCCTGCCCGTACGGCGCCCGGGAGCTCGACCGCGCCAGCGGAACCATGAAGAAGTGCACCCTCTGCATCGACCGCATCTACGACGAGAATCTGCCCATCGAGGAACGCCAGCCGGCCTGTGTGCTCACCTGTCCGGCGCATGCGCGCATGTTCGGCGACTTCGACGACCCCGATTCCGCTGTCTCGCGCGCCGTGCGGGAGCGCGAGGGCTATCAGTTGCTGCCGGAGCTGGGCTACAACCCCACCAACCACTACCTGCCGCCGCGCAAGGCGCCGCCGATCCCCACGGAGAACCTGGGCAAGCCTGGCTTCAAAGAGCGGCTAAAGAATTTTGCGAACCGGATCGTCAAGAGGTAA
- a CDS encoding molybdopterin oxidoreductase family protein, translating to MSAVIRTENHERQEIKYTTCYMCACRCGIKVTLEDNKVRFIQGNRNHPTNQGVLCAKGNAGIMKQYSPARLRKPLMRKPGAPRGSGEFVEIEWEQALDLLTDRLELIRSTDPSKLAFFTGRDQMQALTGLWAQQFGTPNWAAHGGFCSVNMAVAGLYTIGFSFWEFGAPDWDYAKYFVLWGVAEDHSSNPIKIGLEKLKRHGGKFVSINPVRTGYSAIADEWVPIRPGHDGLLALSIVHVLLSRELFDWEFLVRYTNAPWLVVQTPGQKGDGLFLRDEAGNPLVWDLEKESFVSALEADIAPALFGEFVAPDGRPVKTVMTLVAERYLDERYAPRNVARECGVPAETIERLALEMAHVAFKETIELDIQWTDVWGRKHDKVVGRPVAMYAMRGISAHSNGFHTCRAIHLIQILLGALDGPGNFRARAPYPKPIPPHQLPENNLDIIHAPNTPLARPPLGFPTRPEDLVIDAEGHPVRIDKAYSWESPLASHGLMHMVITNATRHDPYAIDTLILFMANMAWNSTMNTQRIQEMLLEEDPEEFGQYKIPFLVVVDAFHSEMVNFADLVLPDTTYLERHDCISLLDRPISEPDAAADAIRHPVVTPDRDVRPWQEVLVELASRLKFPAFTNKDGTRKFKDYKDFIVNFERSPGVGFLAGWRGKDGTKSLKGEPNPKQWEKYIENQSFFAHHWPDNQKYNRFVNRDYLEVAADAGFVGKVEPIIMQIYSEPLQKFRLAGQGLYDGPQPTSHTDRERLAKYFDPLPLWYTPLEQQRINAEEYPFFALTQRPMFMYHSWDSQNAWLRQIMAQNRLYMNARKAAELGLKDDDWVWVESHNGRIRCQLKTMEGCEENTVWTWNAIGKQRGTWGLTPDASEATKGFLLNHLISELLPEKPGERPLTNSDPVTGQAAWFDLRVRVYKAEATDGESLPQFPPVKPLPWDDGRRPAVLRFSARAGDE from the coding sequence ATGAGTGCTGTGATCAGAACGGAAAACCACGAGCGGCAGGAGATCAAATACACCACCTGTTACATGTGCGCCTGCCGCTGCGGCATTAAGGTCACCCTGGAGGACAACAAGGTCCGCTTCATCCAGGGCAACCGCAATCACCCCACCAACCAGGGGGTGCTCTGCGCCAAGGGCAACGCGGGCATCATGAAACAGTATTCCCCCGCCAGGCTGAGGAAGCCCCTCATGCGCAAGCCCGGGGCGCCGCGAGGCTCGGGGGAATTCGTGGAGATCGAGTGGGAGCAGGCGCTGGACCTGTTGACCGACCGCCTCGAACTCATCCGTTCCACCGATCCCTCCAAGCTTGCCTTCTTCACCGGCCGCGACCAGATGCAGGCCCTGACCGGCCTGTGGGCGCAGCAGTTCGGCACCCCCAACTGGGCGGCCCACGGGGGGTTCTGCTCCGTCAACATGGCGGTGGCGGGGCTTTACACCATCGGTTTTTCCTTCTGGGAGTTCGGCGCGCCGGACTGGGACTACGCCAAGTATTTCGTGCTCTGGGGCGTGGCCGAGGACCATTCCTCCAACCCCATCAAGATCGGCCTGGAGAAACTCAAGCGCCACGGCGGCAAGTTCGTGTCGATCAACCCCGTGCGCACCGGCTATTCCGCCATCGCCGACGAATGGGTGCCCATCCGGCCGGGCCACGACGGCCTGCTGGCATTGTCCATCGTGCACGTGCTGCTCTCCCGGGAACTGTTCGACTGGGAGTTCCTGGTGCGCTACACCAACGCGCCGTGGCTGGTGGTGCAAACCCCGGGGCAGAAGGGGGATGGCCTCTTTCTGCGGGATGAGGCGGGCAATCCCCTGGTCTGGGACCTGGAGAAGGAAAGCTTCGTCTCCGCCCTGGAGGCGGATATTGCGCCGGCGCTCTTCGGTGAATTCGTTGCTCCCGATGGCCGCCCGGTGAAGACGGTGATGACGCTGGTGGCGGAGCGCTATCTGGATGAGCGTTACGCACCGCGGAACGTGGCGCGGGAGTGCGGGGTGCCGGCCGAGACCATCGAGCGGCTGGCGCTGGAGATGGCCCATGTGGCCTTCAAGGAGACCATCGAGCTGGATATCCAATGGACCGATGTCTGGGGCCGCAAGCACGACAAGGTGGTGGGGCGTCCCGTGGCCATGTATGCCATGCGGGGGATTTCCGCCCACTCCAACGGCTTCCATACCTGCCGCGCCATCCATCTCATCCAGATTCTTTTGGGGGCGCTGGATGGGCCCGGCAACTTCCGCGCCCGTGCGCCGTATCCGAAACCCATTCCGCCCCATCAGCTGCCGGAAAACAATCTGGACATCATCCACGCGCCCAACACGCCGCTGGCGCGACCGCCCCTGGGTTTCCCCACCCGGCCGGAAGACCTGGTGATCGATGCCGAAGGACATCCGGTGCGCATCGACAAGGCCTATTCCTGGGAGAGTCCGCTGGCCTCCCATGGCCTCATGCACATGGTGATCACCAACGCCACCCGGCACGACCCCTACGCCATCGACACCCTGATCCTGTTCATGGCCAACATGGCGTGGAATTCCACCATGAACACCCAGCGCATCCAGGAGATGCTCCTGGAGGAGGACCCGGAGGAGTTTGGCCAGTACAAGATTCCCTTCCTCGTGGTGGTGGATGCTTTCCACTCCGAGATGGTCAACTTCGCCGACCTGGTGCTGCCGGACACCACCTACTTGGAGCGGCACGATTGCATTTCGCTGCTGGATCGCCCCATTTCCGAGCCCGACGCGGCGGCGGATGCCATCCGCCATCCGGTGGTCACGCCAGACCGGGATGTGCGTCCCTGGCAGGAAGTGCTGGTGGAGCTCGCCAGCCGACTCAAGTTCCCCGCCTTCACGAACAAGGACGGCACGCGCAAGTTCAAGGACTACAAGGACTTCATCGTCAATTTCGAACGCAGCCCCGGTGTCGGTTTCCTCGCCGGCTGGCGCGGCAAGGATGGCACCAAGTCCCTCAAGGGCGAGCCCAATCCGAAGCAGTGGGAAAAATACATCGAGAACCAGTCCTTCTTCGCCCACCACTGGCCGGACAACCAAAAATACAACCGCTTCGTCAACCGGGACTACCTGGAAGTGGCGGCGGATGCCGGCTTCGTCGGCAAGGTGGAACCCATCATCATGCAGATTTACTCGGAGCCGCTGCAGAAATTCCGGCTGGCGGGGCAGGGGCTCTACGATGGGCCACAACCCACCAGCCACACGGACCGGGAGCGGCTTGCCAAATACTTCGATCCCCTGCCCCTGTGGTACACCCCGCTGGAGCAGCAGCGCATCAATGCCGAGGAATATCCCTTCTTCGCCCTCACCCAGCGCCCCATGTTCATGTACCACAGTTGGGATTCGCAGAATGCCTGGCTGCGCCAGATCATGGCGCAAAACCGCCTCTACATGAATGCGAGAAAGGCGGCCGAGCTGGGGCTCAAGGACGATGACTGGGTGTGGGTGGAGTCCCACAACGGCCGCATCCGCTGCCAGCTCAAGACCATGGAGGGCTGCGAGGAAAACACGGTGTGGACGTGGAATGCCATCGGCAAGCAGCGGGGAACCTGGGGCCTTACCCCGGATGCTTCCGAAGCCACCAAGGGCTTCCTCCTCAACCACCTCATTTCCGAACTGTTGCCGGAAAAGCCAGGTGAGCGCCCCCTCACCAATTCCGATCCGGTCACCGGCCAGGCGGCGTGGTTCGATCTGCGGGTGCGGGTGTACAAGGCTGAAGCGACTGACGGGGAAAGCCTGCCCCAGTTCCCGCCGGTCAAACCCCTGCCCTGGGATGACGGACGGCGACCCGCGGTGCTGCGCTTTTCCGCGCGCGCCGGAGACGAATGA
- the ppx gene encoding exopolyphosphatase, translating to MAEHSVIAAVDLGSNSFRLQVARVIGEQIYPLDALKETVRLAAGLTEDKYLDEAAQARALACLRRFNERLRGLPPEAVRAVGTNTFRVAKNARSFLLKAEAALGFPIEVVAGREEARLIYLGASHSLPASSVRRLVVDIGGGSTECILGRGYEPEQMESLYMGCVSFSRRFFADGRISKSAMQAAELAARVEVQSIAAEFAAGRWEEAVGSSGTARALADICAENGLSDGAITAEALDQVRAMLIRAGEVRKLKIKGLAADRAPVIAGGFAIMAAVFRELGVRRMEVASGALREGILYDLIGRFHHHDQREATVVEFMRRYHVDKRQAERVAQTAARLFAGIASAFPAEAQQHLEWAARLHEIGISIAHSGYHRHSAYILANADMPGFSRRDQERLALLVRAHRGSLAKAAPLVTEVQDWPLIAVLRLAVLFHRSRNDEPLPSLSLAWQDKRGQLQVDPRWLADNPLTAMLLEKEQAEWRSLGLQLNCDALGRLPQSPDGV from the coding sequence GGCGAGCAGATCTATCCCCTCGATGCCCTGAAGGAAACGGTGCGGCTCGCCGCCGGCCTCACCGAAGACAAGTATCTCGACGAAGCCGCCCAGGCGCGGGCCTTGGCCTGTCTGCGACGCTTCAACGAAAGACTGCGCGGGCTGCCGCCGGAAGCGGTGCGCGCGGTTGGCACCAACACCTTCCGCGTGGCGAAGAATGCGCGGTCCTTTCTCCTCAAGGCGGAAGCTGCGCTGGGTTTTCCCATCGAAGTGGTGGCCGGGCGTGAGGAGGCGCGGCTCATCTATCTTGGCGCCTCCCACAGTTTGCCGGCCTCCTCCGTGCGCCGCCTGGTGGTGGATATCGGCGGCGGCTCCACCGAATGCATCCTCGGTCGCGGCTATGAGCCGGAACAGATGGAAAGCCTCTACATGGGCTGCGTCAGTTTTTCCCGTCGCTTCTTCGCCGACGGGCGCATCAGCAAAAGCGCGATGCAGGCAGCGGAGCTGGCCGCCCGCGTGGAAGTGCAGTCCATCGCCGCCGAATTCGCCGCCGGCCGTTGGGAAGAGGCGGTGGGTTCCTCCGGCACGGCGCGCGCGCTTGCCGACATCTGCGCGGAGAATGGCCTGAGCGATGGAGCCATCACCGCCGAGGCGCTGGATCAAGTGCGCGCCATGCTCATCCGGGCGGGGGAGGTGAGGAAACTGAAAATCAAAGGCCTTGCCGCCGACCGCGCCCCCGTCATTGCCGGCGGCTTCGCCATCATGGCGGCGGTGTTCCGCGAGCTGGGGGTGCGCCGCATGGAAGTGGCAAGCGGTGCCCTGCGGGAAGGGATTCTCTACGACCTCATCGGCCGCTTCCACCACCACGACCAGCGGGAGGCGACGGTGGTCGAGTTCATGCGCCGCTACCACGTGGATAAGCGGCAGGCGGAGCGGGTGGCGCAGACGGCGGCGCGGCTTTTCGCCGGCATTGCCAGCGCTTTTCCGGCGGAGGCGCAGCAACATCTGGAGTGGGCGGCGCGGCTGCATGAGATCGGTATTTCCATCGCCCATTCCGGCTATCACCGCCACTCCGCCTACATCCTCGCCAATGCGGACATGCCGGGTTTTTCGCGCCGGGATCAGGAACGCCTGGCGCTCCTCGTGCGTGCCCACCGCGGCTCGCTGGCCAAGGCCGCGCCGCTGGTGACGGAGGTGCAGGACTGGCCCCTCATCGCGGTGCTGCGCCTGGCAGTGCTCTTCCACAGAAGCCGCAACGATGAACCACTGCCCTCTCTTTCGCTGGCTTGGCAGGATAAGCGCGGGCAGTTGCAGGTGGATCCCCGTTGGCTTGCCGACAACCCCCTGACCGCCATGCTCCTGGAAAAGGAACAGGCGGAATGGCGCTCGCTGGGCTTGCAGCTTAACTGCGATGCCCTGGGTCGTCTGCCGCAGTCCCCTGACGGGGTTTGA